One part of the Algibacter sp. L1A34 genome encodes these proteins:
- a CDS encoding lipopolysaccharide biosynthesis protein encodes MFIKIISSFFKFDKISSLLLRFSGIGAKFILLFLITKYKSLEFQGSFTLINQSITLMIYFVGLDFYTFYTKKMVKNIDKCVFYFKNAIYLYLYTGLIVSIVFVLISMFVLGIDLNLMLIILVLFAFEHLGQELIRIYIALEKITFANVLLFLRTGLWALMAVVVLILKKTIEIEQIFIFWIFCSFLSIILGFVFFPGIRNIFNEKIDKKFIKEGIIFSTFIFLSTICIRLIEYSDKYILAIFESEREVGIYSVYFQISNVSTIIISTIILAFVYPKILLHSQERNMEKLTAIKREVYIGATLISCCIIIGYLFFNNYLYEFLGKEELKESRWAVLILVVGSYFLNISHYYNIILMGFGKVKMIFYVAIGVLLINIILNVILIPLFSVYGAAVAQFFSGIIFFILRKYYTNQSLLNLNKAS; translated from the coding sequence TTGTTTATTAAAATAATTAGTTCATTCTTTAAGTTTGATAAAATATCTTCTTTACTCCTTCGGTTTTCTGGAATTGGAGCTAAGTTTATATTACTTTTTTTAATTACGAAATATAAAAGTTTAGAGTTTCAAGGTTCATTTACATTAATAAACCAATCTATTACTTTAATGATTTATTTTGTAGGACTTGATTTTTACACTTTCTATACGAAAAAAATGGTTAAAAACATAGATAAATGTGTGTTTTATTTTAAAAATGCTATTTATTTATACCTTTATACGGGTTTGATTGTTTCAATTGTCTTTGTGTTAATATCTATGTTTGTTTTAGGAATTGACTTAAATTTGATGTTAATTATATTAGTTTTATTTGCTTTTGAACACTTAGGACAGGAGTTAATAAGGATATATATTGCATTAGAGAAAATTACCTTTGCAAATGTATTACTTTTTCTTAGAACGGGATTATGGGCGTTAATGGCAGTTGTAGTATTGATTTTAAAAAAAACGATAGAAATAGAGCAGATTTTTATTTTCTGGATTTTTTGTAGTTTTTTATCAATTATTTTGGGTTTTGTTTTTTTTCCAGGAATAAGAAATATATTTAATGAGAAAATTGATAAAAAATTCATTAAGGAAGGAATTATTTTTTCTACTTTTATTTTTTTGTCAACCATTTGTATTCGGTTGATTGAATATTCTGATAAATATATTTTAGCAATATTTGAATCGGAAAGAGAGGTAGGTATATATTCCGTTTATTTTCAAATCTCTAATGTGTCCACAATTATAATATCCACAATTATATTAGCGTTTGTTTATCCTAAGATTTTGCTACATTCTCAAGAACGTAATATGGAAAAATTAACGGCTATAAAGCGAGAAGTTTACATTGGAGCAACATTAATTTCTTGTTGTATTATTATAGGGTATTTATTTTTTAATAACTATTTATATGAATTTTTAGGTAAAGAAGAACTCAAGGAAAGTCGTTGGGCGGTATTGATATTGGTTGTGGGCAGTTATTTTCTTAATATTAGTCATTATTATAACATTATTTTAATGGGTTTTGGAAAAGTTAAAATGATATTCTATGTAGCAATAGGCGTTTTATTAATTAATATTATTTTAAACGTTATTTTAATTCCATTATTTAGTGTTTATGGAGCCGCAGTAGCACAATTTTTTTCAGGAATTATATTTTTTATCTTGAGAAAATATTATACAAATCAATCATTATTAAACTTAAATAAAGCATCATGA
- a CDS encoding NAD-dependent epimerase/dehydratase family protein produces the protein MNKTVMIFGGAGYIGIHLLKKLLAENTNKFARDFNIKNIFFTSSIAPYSWSLKQRTGSSTLYPETAYGISKGFAEKIHKELMAENTTRRLVIVRPSVIFGPKDLGSVYRMIKALKKGTFILPNGGNVIKGCRCVYGLVESMLVTINKLERFILYNYAENPVEPLSKMVLIAKEYLNIKKPTLKLPVSILAVITFFVQILFKLIGKTSDIHLVRVRKAGFPTNTKLQYLIDEGFGFKRALENWNSIPLDVFK, from the coding sequence ATGAATAAAACAGTAATGATTTTTGGAGGAGCCGGATATATCGGAATTCATCTTTTAAAAAAATTACTGGCAGAAAATACAAATAAATTTGCTAGAGATTTTAATATTAAAAACATATTTTTCACAAGTAGTATTGCGCCTTACAGTTGGTCTTTAAAGCAAAGAACAGGATCATCAACATTATACCCCGAAACCGCTTATGGCATATCGAAAGGGTTTGCCGAAAAAATCCATAAAGAATTGATGGCTGAGAATACAACAAGACGATTGGTTATAGTAAGACCAAGTGTTATCTTTGGACCCAAAGACCTTGGTAGTGTTTATAGAATGATTAAAGCCCTTAAAAAAGGAACATTTATTCTTCCTAATGGTGGTAATGTAATTAAAGGTTGTAGATGCGTTTATGGTTTAGTGGAAAGCATGTTAGTTACTATTAATAAATTGGAGAGGTTTATATTGTATAATTATGCGGAAAATCCAGTAGAACCCCTGAGCAAAATGGTACTTATTGCTAAAGAATATTTGAATATTAAAAAACCAACATTAAAATTACCAGTTTCCATATTGGCTGTAATTACATTTTTTGTTCAAATTTTGTTCAAATTAATAGGTAAAACCTCAGATATCCATCTTGTGAGGGTTAGAAAAGCAGGTTTTCCTACTAATACTAAACTGCAATATTTAATAGATGAAGGTTTTGGTTTTAAAAGAGCTTTAGAGAATTGGAATTCTATTCCACTAGATGTTTTTAAATAA
- a CDS encoding glycosyltransferase family 2 protein has translation MITPSVSIITPMFNSEVFISETIGSVINQTYKNWELLLIDDCSNDNTLKIIQPFLQAHSNIKLIKNQVNSGAAISRNKGIQAAKGDYITFLDADDLWRPEKLKTQITFIEKENCDVCFCSYDLINEKGDKLNKRVKALEILSYTKLLKSNYIGNLTGMYNARVLGEITTSNLRKRQDWLIWLAAIKKSGKPARGIQESLAYYRIHENSMSSNKLSLVKHNYWVYKKGLRFSTVKSIFSMFVFLNEHFFVKSKQTIKVNKT, from the coding sequence ATGATAACCCCTTCAGTCTCCATAATAACACCCATGTTTAATTCTGAAGTCTTTATTTCAGAAACTATAGGCAGTGTTATAAATCAAACTTATAAAAATTGGGAGTTGTTATTAATTGATGATTGTTCTAACGACAATACTTTAAAAATAATTCAACCTTTCTTGCAAGCGCATTCCAATATAAAACTTATTAAAAACCAAGTTAATTCTGGCGCCGCGATTTCTAGAAACAAAGGTATTCAAGCTGCAAAGGGTGATTATATTACTTTTTTAGATGCTGACGACCTTTGGAGGCCAGAAAAACTTAAAACTCAAATTACTTTTATCGAAAAAGAAAATTGTGATGTGTGTTTTTGTAGCTATGATTTAATAAACGAAAAAGGAGACAAATTAAACAAACGAGTTAAAGCTTTAGAAATACTTAGCTACACCAAACTTTTAAAGAGTAATTACATTGGTAATTTAACGGGTATGTATAATGCTCGTGTTTTAGGTGAAATAACAACGTCTAATCTAAGAAAACGGCAAGATTGGCTCATATGGTTAGCTGCAATTAAAAAGTCAGGAAAACCCGCCAGAGGCATTCAAGAATCATTGGCTTACTATCGTATTCACGAAAATTCAATGTCTTCAAATAAGTTAAGTTTGGTAAAGCATAATTATTGGGTTTATAAAAAAGGATTGAGGTTTTCTACGGTAAAGTCAATTTTTTCGATGTTTGTATTTTTAAATGAGCACTTTTTTGTAAAGTCGAAGCAAACCATTAAGGTAAATAAGACTTAA
- a CDS encoding glycosyltransferase — MKVAIIHYWFITRRGGEKVIESILSLFPGADIYTLFYDKEIYGDYLKNHKVYTSNLNIPFLKKRYQKIFPLYPIGIKSLKLKDDYDLIISSESGPAKGILNKNGIPHICYIHSPMRYCWGFTDKYLLSVNKMLRPILSFFFNRLREWDKTTIDGVDLYIANSENVAKRVNHFYNREAEVVYPPIADNLFDKPLVINENRDVYLSFGAITPYKRIDLLVDTFNINGKKLIVIGRGSEMEKQKKRAKSNIEFKGELPWEEIEGILSRSKALLFPGEEDFGMIPLEIMSYGIPVIAYNKGGALETVVENLLKVEESSGVFFENQEVNSLEGAIGRFEKLENGFNSVWIRNHAKRFSEKIFLEKMQFQIDFFLKNK; from the coding sequence ATGAAAGTAGCTATTATACATTATTGGTTTATAACTAGAAGAGGTGGTGAGAAAGTTATCGAATCTATTTTAAGTTTATTTCCAGGTGCAGATATTTATACGCTTTTTTACGATAAAGAAATTTATGGAGATTATCTTAAAAACCATAAAGTGTACACTTCAAATTTAAACATCCCGTTTCTAAAAAAAAGATACCAAAAAATTTTCCCATTATATCCTATTGGTATTAAATCCTTGAAATTAAAGGATGATTACGATTTGATTATTTCTTCAGAATCTGGACCAGCTAAGGGAATTTTAAATAAAAATGGAATACCTCATATTTGTTATATTCATTCTCCTATGAGGTATTGTTGGGGCTTTACCGACAAGTATTTACTATCTGTAAATAAAATGCTAAGGCCTATATTATCATTTTTTTTTAATAGACTAAGAGAATGGGATAAAACAACTATTGATGGAGTTGATTTGTACATAGCAAATTCTGAAAACGTGGCTAAACGTGTAAACCATTTTTATAATCGTGAAGCAGAAGTTGTATATCCTCCTATTGCAGACAATCTCTTTGATAAACCATTAGTTATTAATGAAAATAGGGATGTTTATTTAAGCTTTGGAGCTATTACACCTTATAAAAGAATAGATTTATTAGTAGACACTTTTAATATAAATGGAAAAAAACTTATAGTTATTGGAAGAGGGTCTGAAATGGAAAAACAAAAAAAGAGAGCAAAAAGCAATATAGAATTTAAAGGTGAATTACCATGGGAGGAGATAGAAGGTATTCTTTCTAGGTCTAAAGCTTTATTATTTCCAGGAGAAGAAGATTTTGGAATGATACCACTAGAAATTATGTCCTATGGTATTCCTGTAATAGCTTATAATAAAGGGGGGGCGTTAGAAACAGTTGTTGAAAATTTATTGAAGGTAGAGGAGTCTTCTGGGGTGTTTTTTGAGAATCAAGAAGTTAATTCGTTAGAAGGGGCTATTGGGCGTTTTGAAAAACTTGAGAATGGATTTAATTCAGTTTGGATAAGAAATCATGCTAAAAGATTTTCTGAAAAGATTTTTTTAGAAAAAATGCAGTTTCAAATAGATTTTTTTCTGAAAAATAAATAG
- a CDS encoding O-antigen ligase family protein — MNNEKYYITKQSLLLFVVCLFMPYIFASIALAISITAFLTESFMLKEIKFEKSHLVFSSLIMMFIANMLYFGFDSKVLEKLLRIVPILFFPILFFNVQLNSKELNRILDFFLGSLIMFCVFSIGYVSINYWLTETREHLLTLEKTILVGQVYISRVFEFHTPYLSFYLLTGCIICYHKAFRQKKYIYMFCLLLVFMLYFTGRTSLFLALLLFVLLLKSFFKSTKKAVILLTCIVFFIGYACYNFPMLNEKTMRVFEKGFGVYQRYYYLEAAFIAVKENIILGLGLVNYQVELSKFLPNGVIANTHNQYLEFFVSTGLFGLVTYLYLKFEILKKAIVQRPRTLLIFIIFFSLAELTEALLYRQRGIMLFAFITSLLFYSNLTEKKVYSYRNNV; from the coding sequence TTGAACAACGAAAAATATTATATAACAAAGCAGTCATTACTTTTATTTGTGGTGTGCTTGTTTATGCCGTATATTTTTGCAAGCATAGCTTTAGCAATTAGTATAACAGCCTTTTTAACAGAAAGCTTTATGTTGAAAGAAATTAAATTTGAAAAAAGTCATTTGGTTTTTTCAAGCTTAATTATGATGTTTATTGCTAACATGTTATATTTTGGTTTTGATAGTAAAGTATTAGAAAAACTACTTAGAATAGTTCCAATTCTTTTTTTTCCAATTCTTTTTTTTAATGTACAGTTAAACTCAAAAGAGTTAAATAGGATCTTAGATTTTTTCCTAGGCTCACTTATCATGTTTTGTGTGTTTTCAATAGGTTATGTTTCTATTAATTATTGGTTAACGGAAACCCGCGAACATTTATTAACTTTAGAGAAAACTATTCTAGTAGGTCAGGTATATATATCAAGGGTTTTTGAGTTTCATACACCTTATCTTAGTTTTTATTTATTAACAGGTTGTATTATTTGTTACCATAAGGCATTTAGGCAAAAAAAATACATTTATATGTTTTGTTTATTATTAGTGTTTATGCTTTATTTTACCGGAAGAACATCTCTTTTTTTGGCTCTGCTATTGTTTGTGCTACTCTTAAAATCGTTTTTTAAGTCAACAAAAAAAGCTGTTATCTTGTTAACGTGTATTGTTTTTTTTATAGGATACGCTTGTTATAATTTTCCAATGTTAAATGAGAAAACAATGCGTGTTTTTGAAAAAGGTTTTGGAGTATATCAAAGATATTATTATTTGGAAGCCGCTTTTATTGCTGTAAAAGAAAATATCATTTTAGGGTTAGGCTTAGTAAACTATCAAGTTGAGTTATCTAAGTTTTTACCAAATGGAGTAATAGCCAATACACACAACCAGTATTTAGAGTTTTTTGTGTCCACTGGTTTATTCGGTTTAGTTACTTATTTATATTTGAAGTTTGAAATTTTAAAAAAAGCGATTGTACAGCGCCCAAGGACGCTATTGATTTTTATTATCTTTTTTAGCCTAGCAGAATTAACAGAAGCATTGCTTTATAGGCAAAGGGGAATAATGCTATTTGCATTTATCACTAGTTTGCTGTTTTATAGTAATCTTACAGAAAAAAAGGTATACTCATATCGAAATAATGTTTAA
- a CDS encoding UDP-glucuronic acid decarboxylase family protein, which yields MNTILITGAAGFLGSHLCDRFLKENFKVYGMDNFITGDSKNINHLSDNSNFEFINHDVTEYIEIEGELDYILHFASPASPIDYLKIPIQTLKVGSLGTHNLLGVAKAKNARMLIASTSEVYGDPLVHPQTEDYYGNVNTIGPRGVYDEAKRFQESITMAYHRFHGVETRIVRIFNTYGPRMRLNDGRVIPAFMGQALRGEDLTVFGDGSQTRSFCYVDDQIEGIYRLLLSDYVEPVNIGNPFEITIKDFAEEIIKLTGTMQKVIYKDLPVNDPMQRQPDISLAKKLLGWEPKVQRAEGMKITFDYFKSLTEEELYKSEHKDFTGYINK from the coding sequence ATGAATACAATATTAATAACCGGAGCAGCAGGGTTTTTAGGTTCTCATTTGTGCGATCGTTTTCTTAAAGAGAATTTTAAAGTTTATGGTATGGATAATTTCATTACGGGAGATTCCAAAAACATTAATCATTTATCTGACAATTCCAATTTTGAATTTATTAACCACGATGTTACAGAGTACATCGAAATAGAGGGTGAGTTAGATTATATTCTTCATTTCGCTTCGCCAGCAAGCCCAATAGACTATTTAAAGATCCCAATTCAGACTTTAAAAGTAGGTTCGTTAGGTACACATAACTTGTTAGGTGTAGCGAAAGCTAAAAATGCGAGAATGCTTATAGCGTCTACTTCCGAAGTTTATGGAGATCCGTTAGTTCACCCTCAAACAGAGGATTATTATGGGAACGTTAATACAATAGGGCCTCGTGGTGTTTATGATGAAGCCAAACGTTTTCAAGAATCGATTACCATGGCATACCATAGGTTCCATGGTGTAGAGACTAGAATAGTAAGAATATTTAATACTTATGGACCTAGAATGAGACTTAACGACGGAAGAGTAATTCCGGCTTTTATGGGGCAAGCTTTAAGAGGTGAAGATTTAACTGTTTTTGGTGATGGATCGCAAACAAGATCATTCTGTTATGTAGACGACCAAATTGAAGGTATTTACAGGTTATTGTTAAGTGATTATGTAGAACCCGTAAATATTGGTAACCCATTCGAAATAACGATAAAGGATTTCGCAGAAGAAATTATTAAATTAACAGGAACAATGCAAAAAGTAATTTATAAAGATTTACCTGTTAATGACCCAATGCAAAGACAACCAGATATTTCATTAGCGAAAAAGCTTTTGGGTTGGGAGCCTAAGGTACAAAGAGCCGAAGGAATGAAAATAACTTTTGATTATTTTAAAAGCTTAACAGAAGAGGAGCTATATAAAAGTGAGCATAAAGATTTTACTGGCTATATAAATAAATAG
- a CDS encoding exopolysaccharide biosynthesis polyprenyl glycosylphosphotransferase, which translates to MSYKQGRYSKLIKPVIRLIDLIILNGAVFLFPINLSNHYLFVCYISVSWVIIAVRNNFYEVYRHTRIIQVTRLLVNQLVFFTFILYAYMGFFKQPHIGRVALAKYLLFTIILIFLFKFITFYFFKKFRSVLQGNQRDVIVIGENTKIRQLIQTFKNQPDFGLRFRAQFCSNDKDFSLKKCFKYVVENNIDEIFVSVSELSNKEMNLLINFADNNLRTLKFIPDNKDIFSKRLQYEYYDFTPILSLRKIAVHEPLNAFVKRALDVIVSSIATVFLLSWLTPLIALLIRLESKGPIFFKQKRHGLDGHEFGCLKFRSMAVNKITDDLHVKKNDMRVTKIGRFIRKTSIDELPQFYNVLLGHMSVVGPRPHMTSLSEVYSKKANKYMVRHNVKPGITGLAQVSGCRGEVETDFDIINRTKYDIFYIENWSFLLDINIILQTIVNVFQGEDKAY; encoded by the coding sequence ATGAGTTATAAACAAGGACGTTATTCTAAATTAATAAAACCAGTTATTAGATTGATTGATTTAATAATTCTAAATGGTGCGGTTTTTTTGTTTCCAATTAATTTAAGCAATCATTATTTATTTGTTTGCTATATATCCGTTTCATGGGTAATTATAGCTGTAAGGAATAATTTTTATGAAGTATATAGGCATACACGAATTATTCAGGTTACTAGATTACTAGTTAATCAACTTGTTTTTTTTACATTTATTTTGTATGCTTACATGGGGTTTTTTAAACAACCGCACATAGGCAGAGTTGCTTTAGCTAAATACCTTTTATTTACAATAATTTTAATTTTCTTGTTTAAGTTTATAACTTTTTATTTTTTTAAAAAATTCCGTTCTGTTTTACAAGGAAATCAAAGAGATGTTATTGTTATTGGAGAAAACACCAAAATAAGACAACTTATACAAACCTTTAAAAATCAACCAGATTTTGGTCTAAGATTTAGAGCTCAATTTTGTTCTAATGATAAAGATTTTTCGTTAAAAAAATGTTTTAAATATGTTGTAGAAAACAATATTGACGAAATATTTGTTTCGGTTTCAGAATTAAGTAATAAGGAAATGAATTTACTTATAAACTTTGCAGATAACAATTTAAGAACGTTGAAGTTTATACCTGATAATAAAGATATTTTTTCAAAAAGATTGCAATATGAATATTACGATTTTACTCCAATTTTATCTTTAAGAAAAATTGCAGTCCACGAACCATTAAATGCTTTTGTTAAGCGAGCTTTAGATGTAATTGTTTCATCAATTGCTACAGTTTTTTTATTATCATGGTTAACACCTTTAATTGCTTTATTAATAAGGTTAGAGTCTAAAGGACCAATATTTTTTAAACAAAAAAGACATGGCTTAGATGGTCATGAATTTGGATGTCTAAAGTTTAGGTCTATGGCTGTTAATAAAATAACAGATGATTTACATGTTAAAAAAAACGATATGCGTGTAACTAAGATTGGCAGATTTATTAGAAAGACAAGTATAGATGAATTACCACAGTTTTATAATGTGCTTTTAGGGCATATGTCTGTAGTAGGACCTAGACCTCACATGACATCTTTATCTGAAGTTTATTCGAAAAAGGCGAATAAATATATGGTCCGGCATAATGTTAAACCAGGTATTACTGGTTTAGCTCAAGTAAGTGGTTGTAGAGGCGAAGTAGAAACCGATTTCGATATTATTAACAGAACAAAATATGATATTTTTTATATTGAAAACTGGTCGTTTTTATTAGATATTAATATTATTTTACAAACGATTGTGAATGTTTTTCAAGGAGAAGATAAAGCTTATTAA
- a CDS encoding glycosyltransferase family 4 protein has protein sequence MNDKIIKYDLVIDARMLGASGIGEYIEHTVKGITISSDFKILLMVFDDYLNFFGPKHSNLHYIVLKHKVYNPLENLELALKIPKSIIYWTPHFNTTILPTRAEKRLTTIHDVFHLANPSYFSFFKYRYLKFLYTMAGFLSEKIITVSKFSKDEIEVYLGENVSKKVEIVYNGFKKSSISKYKKETQDAPKILFVGNLKPHKNLGVLLDAFEALSLKRKLKLVIIGKITGFINPVSNNIIDKIKANKNIELTGYVSNEELESHYQTSSIFVFPSLYEGFGLPILEAYSNNVPTIVSNIPPFKEVASDASIYFDPSDSGDLVNKIIYLLDSEIESEKLIEKGYKRLDDFSWEKAVDEHILLIKSMILN, from the coding sequence TTGAATGATAAAATCATAAAATATGACCTGGTAATTGACGCTAGAATGTTAGGGGCTTCAGGGATAGGTGAATATATTGAACATACTGTGAAAGGAATAACTATTTCTAGTGATTTTAAAATATTGTTGATGGTTTTTGATGACTATTTAAATTTTTTTGGTCCAAAGCATAGTAACTTACATTATATAGTGCTAAAACACAAAGTTTACAACCCTCTAGAGAACCTTGAATTGGCTTTAAAAATACCTAAGTCAATAATTTATTGGACACCTCATTTTAACACAACAATATTGCCGACACGAGCAGAAAAGAGGTTAACAACAATACATGACGTCTTTCATCTAGCAAACCCATCATATTTTAGTTTTTTTAAATATAGGTATCTTAAATTTCTATATACAATGGCAGGATTTTTATCAGAAAAGATAATTACTGTCTCAAAATTTTCTAAGGATGAAATTGAAGTTTATTTAGGTGAAAACGTATCGAAAAAAGTTGAAATTGTTTATAATGGCTTTAAAAAATCTTCAATATCAAAATATAAAAAAGAAACACAAGACGCTCCGAAAATACTTTTTGTTGGTAATCTAAAACCACATAAAAACTTAGGTGTATTGTTAGATGCTTTTGAAGCTTTAAGTTTGAAAAGAAAGTTAAAATTAGTTATTATTGGAAAAATTACTGGATTTATTAATCCAGTATCCAATAATATCATAGATAAAATTAAAGCAAATAAAAACATTGAACTTACGGGTTATGTCTCAAATGAAGAACTAGAGAGCCACTATCAAACATCATCAATATTTGTGTTTCCATCTCTTTATGAAGGGTTTGGCTTGCCTATTTTGGAAGCTTATTCGAATAACGTACCTACTATTGTTTCAAATATTCCTCCTTTTAAAGAAGTCGCATCAGATGCTTCTATTTATTTCGACCCTAGTGATTCAGGTGATTTAGTAAATAAAATTATTTATCTGCTAGATTCAGAGATAGAATCAGAGAAACTCATAGAAAAAGGATATAAAAGGTTAGATGATTTTTCTTGGGAAAAAGCGGTTGATGAGCACATATTACTTATTAAATCTATGATTTTAAATTAA
- a CDS encoding polysialyltransferase family glycosyltransferase, with amino-acid sequence MINVFLPITSYSMLLSELIIEQQGLAKADNILLNPHGLEYNDNLWGKVYIANMKRINSTNLLKKTVINANYLKDSSVFYQRIKKIINNQNYNFFYVDLYHVLSNHIFSKGFFRRAYVIEDGILNYYNDDRTVLKHVWLKHMYYSIYGLSYKALKDNTHLTGVFLNSVTSQYVTKPEYSVFPEKSKLVSLKSISSNKQCKENVLLVLGQEPIAMGMLSMKKYRELVCEMVEILMQSVKSQTAIKVYYKPHPRAEKSSNLLLIKMLNLKFSDSSQIILVEDKKPIELLINNLLPKHVISFNSTALITIRDMFQDRIRLHSYQPIDIKIHTNDVVNNLFKLYNIKIHETI; translated from the coding sequence ATGATAAATGTTTTTTTACCTATCACCAGTTATTCGATGCTTTTGTCTGAATTAATAATAGAGCAGCAAGGATTGGCAAAAGCAGATAATATTTTGTTAAATCCACATGGTTTAGAATATAATGATAACTTATGGGGCAAGGTTTATATAGCTAATATGAAAAGAATAAATTCTACGAATCTTTTAAAAAAAACAGTTATTAATGCTAATTATTTAAAAGACTCTTCAGTATTTTATCAAAGAATTAAAAAAATAATTAACAATCAAAATTATAATTTTTTCTATGTAGATCTTTATCATGTGTTATCAAACCATATTTTTTCAAAAGGTTTTTTCAGAAGGGCTTATGTTATAGAAGATGGTATTTTAAATTATTATAATGATGATCGTACAGTTTTAAAACACGTTTGGTTAAAACATATGTATTACTCAATCTACGGGCTTTCCTATAAAGCGTTAAAAGATAATACGCATTTAACGGGTGTTTTTCTCAATTCTGTAACATCCCAATATGTAACAAAACCAGAATACTCTGTGTTTCCAGAAAAATCAAAGCTAGTCTCATTAAAAAGTATATCTTCTAATAAGCAATGTAAAGAAAATGTACTTCTAGTTTTAGGACAAGAACCAATAGCAATGGGAATGTTATCGATGAAAAAGTATCGTGAATTGGTATGTGAAATGGTGGAAATATTAATGCAATCAGTTAAGAGTCAAACAGCTATTAAAGTATATTACAAACCGCACCCACGAGCTGAAAAATCATCTAATTTATTACTTATTAAAATGTTGAATTTGAAATTTTCCGATTCTAGTCAAATTATCCTTGTAGAAGATAAAAAACCTATTGAATTACTTATCAACAACCTATTACCAAAACATGTAATTTCATTTAATTCAACAGCTCTTATAACAATAAGAGATATGTTTCAAGATCGAATAAGACTACACTCCTACCAGCCCATCGATATAAAAATTCATACCAATGATGTTGTCAATAATTTATTTAAACTCTACAATATAAAAATTCATGAAACTATTTAA